The DNA sequence TTGTGCCGCCGAGGATCAGGATGGTCTCTGACGGAGCCGGATTATCGGGCATGGGCGAGCAGCTTGCCGGCGCGATCCATCACCATGACGTCAACCTCGACAGGCGCGCCGCGCAAGGTTTCAAGCGCTATACTGCGCGCTGCAACCGCAATTGCCGCGGGCAGATCAACTCCCTGTTCCCGAGTCAATTCAAGCACTTCCATCGCCGTGTTGGCAGATAGAATCCGCTGCTTCAAATCCACATGAGCTCCGAGCTGCAAAGCGTGATCGGCCAGCCAGACCATGTCGACCTGGCTGCGGCCGGAATGCAGATCCAGCGCCCCCTGGCCGAGCTTGGTCAGCTTGGCAAAGCCGCCGGCAATCGTCAGGCGCGGCACCGGATGGGCGCGGAGATATTTGAGCAAGCCGCCGGCAAAGTCACCCATGTCGAGACAGGCGATATCGGGCAGCTTGTAAAAATCCTGCGCGGTTTTTTCCGATGTCGAGCCGGTGGCGCCGAGCACATGGGCATAGCCCTCGGCACGGGCGACATCGATGCCGCGGTGGATCGAATGAATCCAGGACGAACAGGAGAACGGATGCACCACGCCGGTGGTGCCGAGCACCGACAGCCCGCCGACAATGCCCAGCCGCGGGTTCCAGGTTTGCAGGGCCAGCTCGGCGCCGTTGCCGATGGCGATCTCGATTTCGACATCCGGCGAAACACCGTGCTCCGCACAAAGCGCCGTGACCACCTGGATCATCATCTGGCGCGGCACCGGATTGATTGCCGGTTCACCGACCGGTATCGGCAGGCCTGCCTTGGTCACCATGCCGACGCCGTCACCGGCCCTGAAGACGATGCCGTCACCCGTGGGCAAGCGCCGCACACTGGCAATCACCAGTGCGCCATGGGTGACGTCAGGATCGTCGCCGGCATCCTTGATGATTCCGGCCATGGCGTGATCTTCGGTGAGGATTTCGCGGGCCAGCGGAAAACACGGAGTCTCGCCCTTTGGCAGGGTGATTTCAACCGGATCGGGGAAGTCGCCGGACAGCAGTGCGGTCAGCGCCGCCTTGGTTGCAGCCGTTGCACACGCACCGGTGGTCCAGCCGCGGCGCAGTGCCGTGGACGGTTTTTCCAGCCGGATTTCGGTTTCGTCAGCGTCCATGTCGCAGTTCTCGGTCGTGTCTAGCCTGTTGCCGTTATAGAGTGAGATTGATAGGTGTGTAACCCATGCGGCCAGAGCAACTTCGCGCGCGACGGATGAACGGAAAACAATGACCAATTGGCAACAGAACCTGCCGCAGATGCAAGCAGGCGAAGTGTGGCTTGTCGGCGCCGGACCGGGCGATCCCGGGCTGTTGACGCTGCATGCCGCCAATGCGATGAGCCAGGCCGATGTGATCGTGCATGACGCGCTGGTCAATGCCGATTGTCTCAAGCTGGCGCGCACAGGCGCGGTGATCGAATATGCCGGCAAGCGGGGTGGCAAACCCTCGGCCAAGCAGCGTGATATTTCGCTGCGGCTGGTCGAACTGGCGCGGGCGGGCAACAAGGTGCTGCGGCTCAAGGGCGGCGATCCGTTTGTCTTCGGGCGCGGTGGCGAGGAAGCATTGACTCTGGTCGAAAACCACATCCCATTCCGGGTCGTGCCGGGCATTACCGCCGGCATCGGCGGACTGGCCTATGCCGGCATTCCGGTGACGCATCGCGACAC is a window from the Hoeflea sp. IMCC20628 genome containing:
- a CDS encoding cobalt-precorrin-5B (C(1))-methyltransferase, which codes for MDADETEIRLEKPSTALRRGWTTGACATAATKAALTALLSGDFPDPVEITLPKGETPCFPLAREILTEDHAMAGIIKDAGDDPDVTHGALVIASVRRLPTGDGIVFRAGDGVGMVTKAGLPIPVGEPAINPVPRQMMIQVVTALCAEHGVSPDVEIEIAIGNGAELALQTWNPRLGIVGGLSVLGTTGVVHPFSCSSWIHSIHRGIDVARAEGYAHVLGATGSTSEKTAQDFYKLPDIACLDMGDFAGGLLKYLRAHPVPRLTIAGGFAKLTKLGQGALDLHSGRSQVDMVWLADHALQLGAHVDLKQRILSANTAMEVLELTREQGVDLPAAIAVAARSIALETLRGAPVEVDVMVMDRAGKLLAHAR
- the cobA gene encoding uroporphyrinogen-III C-methyltransferase, which gives rise to MTNWQQNLPQMQAGEVWLVGAGPGDPGLLTLHAANAMSQADVIVHDALVNADCLKLARTGAVIEYAGKRGGKPSAKQRDISLRLVELARAGNKVLRLKGGDPFVFGRGGEEALTLVENHIPFRVVPGITAGIGGLAYAGIPVTHRDTNHTVTFLTGHDSSGLVPDRVDWDGVARGSQVIVMYMAMKHIATIAARLIDAGRAADEPVAFVTDASTEAQQVLETTLGRAAEDVAASGLKPPAIVVVGQVVRLRPALDWMGAAAGRVLTADPLGNRADAQKDSA